A window of Clostridia bacterium contains these coding sequences:
- a CDS encoding hemolysin family protein, whose amino-acid sequence MTFALFAISVVLVAILTLVSYTTRLYSEAGKFLSREFQDNIEVFEKEIEPRLGVNRQRAFTAMAMLEQVCIAAISFIVAFETFRDGLWNAAELTQAIIILLLVIVIFHRFLPFVFFSRTKGRWLVHLTPILRGLLYLCMPLTLALGFLQSIVSLTKENIAEEPEHPSEAVDALIEAGQDEGILEESDRELIHSVVEFGDKVVREVMTPRPEMVAVPLDTTVEGLTDIVREHAYSRIPVYEGDIDHIKGIIFARDLLQVPDTEAHERTARELLKNDLLFVPETKRGSELLREMQRENIRMAIVIDEYGGVAGLVTIEDLIEEIVGELRDEDEEKSDVIRESANVYVVPGNMDVDRLADLFGVHVDDWESTTIAGLVSEVMGRIPRPGEVAESDGLRFEVLESTSRRVEKVRITALDAPQLRPAENRNHKNGE is encoded by the coding sequence GTGACATTTGCTTTGTTTGCCATCTCGGTGGTACTGGTCGCAATCTTGACCCTGGTGTCCTACACGACGCGGCTGTATTCGGAGGCCGGGAAGTTCCTTTCGCGTGAGTTCCAGGACAACATCGAGGTCTTTGAGAAAGAGATAGAGCCCCGGCTCGGAGTGAACCGTCAACGCGCGTTCACCGCCATGGCGATGCTGGAGCAAGTTTGCATCGCGGCGATCAGCTTCATCGTAGCCTTTGAAACATTTAGAGACGGGCTGTGGAACGCCGCCGAGCTGACGCAGGCGATTATCATCCTGCTTCTCGTCATCGTCATCTTCCATCGTTTCCTTCCGTTCGTGTTCTTCTCGCGGACGAAAGGCCGGTGGCTCGTGCACCTGACGCCAATTCTGCGAGGACTGTTGTACCTCTGCATGCCGCTGACGCTCGCCCTTGGCTTTCTCCAGTCGATTGTGTCGCTGACGAAAGAGAACATCGCAGAGGAACCGGAGCACCCGTCGGAAGCTGTCGATGCGCTGATCGAGGCAGGTCAGGATGAAGGCATCCTGGAAGAGAGTGACCGCGAGTTGATTCACTCGGTCGTCGAGTTCGGCGACAAGGTGGTCCGCGAAGTCATGACCCCGCGCCCTGAGATGGTCGCAGTGCCTCTGGATACCACAGTCGAGGGCTTGACAGACATCGTGCGCGAACATGCGTATTCGCGGATACCGGTGTACGAGGGCGACATTGACCATATCAAAGGCATCATTTTTGCGCGCGACCTGCTGCAAGTTCCCGACACGGAGGCGCATGAGCGCACCGCTCGCGAGCTCCTGAAGAACGACCTGCTGTTTGTGCCGGAGACAAAGCGCGGCAGCGAACTTTTGCGCGAGATGCAGCGCGAAAACATACGCATGGCTATCGTGATCGATGAGTACGGCGGTGTCGCCGGCCTGGTTACGATCGAAGACCTCATTGAGGAAATCGTCGGCGAGCTGCGCGACGAGGACGAAGAGAAAAGCGACGTCATCCGCGAATCGGCGAATGTTTACGTCGTGCCCGGCAACATGGATGTGGACCGCCTGGCCGACCTGTTCGGTGTCCACGTCGATGACTGGGAGTCGACGACGATCGCCGGGCTGGTGAGCGAAGTGATGGGCCGTATTCCCAGACCGGGTGAGGTTGCGGAGAGTGACGGCCTGCGTTTCGAGGTTCTGGAATCGACGAGCCGGCGGGTTGAAAAGGTGCGCATCACCGCCTTGGACGCCCCCCAGTTACGTCCAGCGGAAAACCGCAATCACAAGAACGGCGAATAG
- the era gene encoding GTPase Era, which produces MAFRSGFVTILGRPNAGKSTLLNALVGEKLAIVTHKAQTTRNRIQGIVNVKKKGRRPGGQIILIDTPGVHKAESALNKRMMQEVYDALEGCDVLLLIVDVTQKFGTGDKFVLELAQRTKTKTFLLLNKVDLIEKEQLLPMIEVWQQRHAFDAVLPISAAKGVGLEDLLAEVVKALPDGPQYFPEDQVTDQPERFLAAEYIREQVLVQTNEEVPYAATVVIEQFEEREKLTRIAATIFVEREGQKGIIIGRQGSMLKTIGTEARRHIERLLGHKVFLELFVKVRQNWRDSRQFVEELDWRRQMEHLTSKMPGNNS; this is translated from the coding sequence ATGGCGTTTCGATCGGGTTTTGTCACTATCCTAGGCCGTCCCAACGCGGGCAAGTCGACGCTGCTGAACGCGCTCGTCGGCGAGAAGCTCGCGATCGTCACGCACAAGGCGCAGACGACGCGCAACCGCATTCAAGGCATTGTTAACGTAAAGAAAAAAGGCCGCCGCCCAGGCGGGCAGATCATCCTTATCGATACGCCGGGCGTGCACAAGGCCGAAAGCGCGCTGAACAAGCGCATGATGCAGGAAGTGTATGACGCGCTGGAAGGCTGCGATGTGCTTCTGCTCATCGTGGATGTGACGCAGAAGTTCGGTACCGGCGACAAGTTTGTCCTGGAACTGGCCCAACGCACGAAGACCAAAACCTTTCTCCTGCTGAACAAAGTTGATCTGATCGAGAAGGAACAGCTTCTGCCCATGATCGAGGTGTGGCAGCAGCGGCACGCATTCGACGCCGTTCTTCCCATCTCAGCCGCTAAGGGCGTTGGCCTGGAAGACCTGCTGGCGGAAGTAGTCAAAGCTTTGCCCGACGGTCCGCAATACTTCCCGGAAGACCAGGTTACCGACCAACCGGAACGCTTCCTGGCGGCGGAGTACATTCGCGAGCAGGTATTGGTTCAGACGAATGAAGAAGTGCCGTATGCCGCGACCGTCGTTATCGAACAGTTTGAGGAACGCGAGAAGCTGACGAGAATAGCGGCTACGATCTTCGTGGAGCGCGAGGGGCAGAAGGGAATCATCATCGGCCGTCAAGGCTCCATGCTGAAGACAATAGGCACGGAAGCTCGACGTCACATTGAGCGACTGCTCGGGCACAAGGTGTTTCTTGAGCTGTTCGTCAAGGTGCGGCAGAACTGGCGCGACTCCAGACAGTTTGTCGAGGAACTGGACTGGCGGCGACAGATGGAGCATCTGACGTCGAAGATGCCAGGCAACAACTCGTAG
- the ybeY gene encoding rRNA maturation RNase YbeY → MSRFAARARRAARLSGYINVLIAHNSELRELNRQFRHKDKPTDVLSFPSEEDRFAGDIAISADIARENGKQLGHGITTELKVLILHGVLHLAGYDHETDNGEMARKERRLRAELNLPDGLIERASASVKPAARKRTPPPAKKQSLAKSSRLATSGKAAGRNSR, encoded by the coding sequence TTGTCCCGCTTCGCGGCGCGCGCGCGGCGTGCGGCCCGGTTGTCCGGCTACATCAACGTGCTCATCGCCCACAACTCTGAGTTGCGCGAGCTGAACCGCCAATTCCGGCATAAAGACAAGCCGACCGATGTGCTGTCGTTTCCGTCGGAAGAGGACAGATTCGCCGGCGACATCGCAATCTCAGCCGATATTGCGCGAGAGAACGGAAAGCAACTTGGCCACGGCATCACAACCGAGCTAAAAGTACTCATCCTGCACGGGGTTCTGCACCTGGCCGGTTACGACCACGAGACCGACAATGGTGAAATGGCGCGCAAAGAACGGCGGCTGCGAGCCGAGCTTAACTTGCCAGACGGCCTGATCGAGCGCGCCTCCGCTTCCGTAAAGCCTGCCGCACGCAAGCGGACGCCACCGCCTGCAAAAAAGCAGAGCCTGGCGAAGTCTTCACGTTTGGCGACATCGGGGAAGGCAGCCGGAAGGAACAGCCGGTGA
- a CDS encoding endonuclease III domain-containing protein: protein MRSESAIWNYYETLARAWGPQHWWPAETPFEVILGAYLTQNTAWTNVEKAFANLRSVDAISVGAIRRLPLSELEQLIRPAGYFRQKAARLKTFVSFLDQHYRGSLARMFAQPTDRLRAELLALNGVGPETADSILLYAGHHEVFVVDAYTRRIFERHGITTSKSSYEEIRQLVERALANSVGPAPVEPGAGNPAPPIHRPSQMSCALRSGQAQVLNEFHGLIVQVGKHHCLSRVPACKGCPLAPFLAKDGPILS from the coding sequence GTGCGATCTGAATCCGCAATCTGGAACTACTACGAGACGCTTGCCCGGGCTTGGGGCCCTCAGCATTGGTGGCCGGCGGAGACTCCGTTCGAGGTCATCCTCGGTGCGTATCTCACACAGAACACTGCCTGGACGAACGTTGAGAAGGCATTTGCTAATCTCCGCAGCGTTGACGCAATTTCCGTGGGGGCGATCCGTCGACTTCCGCTCAGCGAACTCGAGCAACTGATCCGTCCGGCTGGTTACTTTCGTCAGAAGGCGGCGCGCCTGAAGACATTCGTCTCCTTCCTCGACCAGCATTACCGCGGTTCGCTGGCTCGCATGTTCGCGCAGCCAACGGACAGGCTGCGAGCGGAACTGCTTGCGCTGAACGGAGTAGGTCCCGAAACCGCCGACTCTATCCTGCTCTATGCCGGGCACCACGAGGTCTTCGTTGTCGATGCCTACACGCGCCGCATCTTCGAGCGGCACGGCATCACAACATCGAAGTCAAGCTATGAAGAGATTCGGCAGCTTGTAGAACGCGCACTCGCCAACAGCGTAGGTCCGGCTCCGGTCGAGCCGGGTGCCGGCAACCCTGCGCCTCCGATTCACCGGCCCTCGCAGATGTCCTGTGCGCTTCGTTCAGGACAAGCGCAGGTATTGAATGAGTTTCATGGCTTGATCGTGCAGGTCGGAAAGCATCATTGCCTCAGCCGCGTTCCAGCCTGTAAGGGATGCCCGCTCGCCCCATTCCTGGCGAAAGATGGTCCAATACTTTCGTAA
- a CDS encoding ATP-binding protein: MPADLKGRPTESRPRRLTLVLLALGIFLLFGIIFSQAAFNLTFLKPDTLAQTLVFAAMSALIFLLLVALTFVLIRTLLKLYLERQTGVLGSKFRTKMVLGALVLSFAPVIAMFLFSYGLMNRSIDKWFSRPVEEVREHTSTVTSLLSGYAGQNALAEADAIAASAEAQKAFRTRNFDGVLEEFRRRGITLQGGFALAIFENRAEASFQAPDAWYVLAPKLPLAGLSNGPRIFSLNGHEYMLASASVGRDGLILVAMPLSAKYSDALRELRESEQKYNALRSERKLIRQTYMQLLMLLTVLVLFAATWFALYLSKMVTRPVSALALATQEISSGRLDYRVEVAAGDELAELVGSFNRMAAELESNRRQIEASSRDLSHANVELEERRRQLETVLESIPTGVLSLDAVGRVTRANDALVRMFHPQGLTDVRYAAGASLRDFFPGEMSQDLDRMLRKADRMGTTTAQMEVTVEGRQMVVAVTAASIDARLRVPRPANQRLGYVIILEDLSDLLKAQKQAAWREVARRIAHEIKNPLTPITLSAERIRRHLARGAPDDQSLAVIHGCAETIAGAVETVRALVDEFSTLARFPASQPQPADLNAIVESALSLFDGRLDGIAVHRFLSPDLPHVMADSEAIKRVIANLVDNAAEALKECMVREIEISTSLLGSRDAVELVIADTGQGVTAEVKERLFLPYFSTKQRGTGLGLAIVSRIIEDHQGTIRVEENKPVGARFIVELPVAAELGDREPGASTASNLRVQQP, from the coding sequence TTGCCTGCTGATCTTAAAGGACGGCCGACCGAATCGCGACCGCGGCGCCTGACCCTGGTGCTGCTCGCCCTCGGCATATTTCTGCTCTTCGGAATCATCTTCTCTCAGGCGGCGTTCAACCTCACCTTCCTGAAGCCGGACACCCTCGCTCAGACGCTGGTATTCGCGGCGATGTCCGCTCTCATCTTCCTGCTGCTGGTTGCGCTCACGTTCGTCCTGATACGAACGTTGTTGAAACTCTACCTGGAGCGGCAGACCGGCGTACTCGGCTCCAAGTTCCGCACCAAGATGGTGCTTGGTGCGCTCGTCCTCTCCTTCGCGCCGGTCATTGCTATGTTCCTGTTCTCTTACGGGCTGATGAACCGATCCATTGATAAATGGTTCTCGCGCCCGGTGGAGGAAGTGCGCGAGCATACCTCGACGGTGACGTCTTTGCTTTCCGGCTACGCAGGGCAGAACGCGCTGGCAGAAGCGGACGCGATCGCGGCATCGGCAGAGGCGCAGAAGGCATTCCGAACGAGGAATTTCGATGGTGTCTTGGAAGAGTTTCGGCGCAGAGGTATCACGTTGCAGGGCGGCTTTGCGCTGGCAATTTTTGAAAACCGCGCTGAAGCGTCGTTCCAGGCTCCAGATGCCTGGTATGTTCTGGCACCGAAACTTCCGTTGGCGGGTCTGTCCAATGGTCCACGAATTTTCTCGCTGAACGGCCACGAGTACATGCTGGCCAGCGCGAGCGTCGGACGAGACGGCTTGATTCTGGTTGCGATGCCGCTGTCGGCAAAGTACTCCGACGCACTGCGCGAACTTCGGGAGAGCGAGCAAAAGTACAACGCGCTGCGCAGCGAGAGAAAGCTGATCCGGCAAACGTACATGCAGTTACTGATGCTGCTGACGGTGCTGGTACTCTTCGCGGCGACCTGGTTTGCGCTGTACCTGTCGAAGATGGTGACCAGGCCTGTTTCGGCGCTCGCCTTGGCAACGCAGGAGATATCAAGCGGCCGGCTCGATTACCGCGTCGAGGTGGCAGCCGGTGACGAACTAGCGGAGTTGGTCGGTTCGTTCAACAGGATGGCGGCAGAGTTGGAGTCGAACCGCCGCCAGATTGAGGCCAGCAGCCGCGATCTGTCACATGCGAACGTAGAGTTGGAAGAGCGCAGGCGGCAGCTTGAGACCGTTCTGGAAAGCATTCCTACGGGCGTGTTGTCGCTGGACGCAGTCGGACGCGTGACTCGTGCGAATGACGCTCTGGTGCGGATGTTCCATCCGCAGGGGCTGACCGATGTGCGTTACGCCGCGGGTGCGTCGCTGCGAGATTTTTTCCCTGGCGAAATGTCGCAGGATCTCGATCGTATGCTGCGCAAGGCCGACCGCATGGGCACCACGACCGCGCAGATGGAAGTAACCGTTGAGGGCAGGCAAATGGTGGTTGCCGTCACGGCGGCATCGATCGACGCACGCCTGCGCGTGCCGCGTCCAGCGAATCAGCGTCTTGGGTACGTCATCATCCTTGAAGACTTATCGGACCTGCTGAAGGCGCAGAAGCAGGCGGCCTGGCGGGAGGTGGCGCGCCGCATCGCGCACGAGATCAAGAATCCGCTCACCCCGATCACGCTGTCGGCGGAACGTATTCGGCGGCACTTGGCGCGTGGCGCTCCAGATGACCAGTCGCTTGCCGTCATCCACGGGTGCGCCGAAACCATTGCCGGAGCTGTGGAAACCGTCCGCGCACTGGTCGATGAGTTCTCCACCCTGGCCAGGTTCCCAGCTTCTCAGCCGCAACCGGCTGACCTGAATGCAATTGTCGAGAGCGCGCTATCACTGTTCGACGGCAGGCTCGATGGAATCGCCGTCCACCGCTTTCTCTCCCCGGACTTGCCTCACGTGATGGCGGATTCGGAAGCAATCAAGCGTGTCATTGCCAATCTCGTCGATAACGCCGCGGAAGCGCTCAAGGAATGCATGGTGCGCGAGATTGAGATTTCAACCTCGTTGCTCGGATCGCGTGATGCAGTGGAACTCGTCATCGCGGACACCGGCCAGGGCGTGACGGCGGAGGTGAAGGAGCGCCTGTTCCTGCCATACTTCTCGACGAAGCAGCGCGGAACGGGACTGGGCCTGGCCATCGTCAGCCGCATCATCGAGGACCATCAGGGCACGATTCGCGTCGAGGAGAACAAGCCTGTCGGCGCACGCTTCATCGTGGAGCTGCCCGTAGCCGCCGAACTCGGCGACCGCGAGCCCGGTGCATCAACGGCGTCAAATCTGCGCGTGCAGCAGCCTTGA
- a CDS encoding sigma-54 dependent transcriptional regulator → MVQVLVVDDESGIRESLRGVLEDEGYKVSDAGSAERCLEMLRDQRFDVVLLDIWLPGIDGLEALERIKGMEGSPEIVMISGHGSIEAAVRATKLGAFDFLEKPLSIDRTLIVVKNAADARKLRSENVELKRQTLSKSVIVGESIPMKALRQQISLMAPTNARVLIFGESGSGKELVARAMHAQSLRKDAMFVEVNCAAIPEDLIESELFGHRKGAFQGASVDKDGKFQKADGGTLFLDEVGDMSLKTQSKVLRTLDEGRFAPIGVEEPTTVDARVIAATNKDLEDEISKGNFREDLFYRLNVVPFFVPPLRERKEDIPLLARHFLKEFSNAYSRRTKEITDDAVDTLMRYSWPGNVRELRNVIERIIIMNPTVHKLDRKHLPPLVYREGSRRTLGEFSTLHQARAAYERDYILKKLDENHGNVSRTAEVLGLERSHMYRKMKALGITVKE, encoded by the coding sequence ATGGTTCAAGTTCTGGTGGTTGACGACGAATCCGGAATTCGCGAGTCCCTGCGCGGAGTGCTCGAAGACGAGGGCTACAAGGTCAGCGACGCGGGGAGCGCGGAACGCTGCCTGGAAATGCTGCGCGATCAGCGCTTTGACGTGGTACTCCTCGACATCTGGTTGCCAGGCATCGACGGACTAGAAGCACTGGAGCGGATAAAGGGAATGGAGGGCTCGCCGGAGATCGTCATGATCTCAGGGCACGGGTCGATCGAAGCCGCCGTTCGCGCGACGAAGCTTGGAGCATTCGATTTCCTGGAAAAGCCTCTATCGATCGATCGGACCCTCATCGTCGTCAAGAATGCCGCGGACGCGCGCAAGCTGCGTAGCGAGAACGTGGAACTGAAGCGGCAGACGCTTTCGAAGAGCGTCATCGTGGGCGAAAGCATTCCAATGAAGGCGCTGCGTCAGCAGATAAGCCTGATGGCGCCGACGAACGCACGCGTGCTGATCTTTGGCGAAAGCGGCTCCGGCAAGGAACTCGTAGCGCGCGCCATGCATGCCCAGAGCTTGCGCAAGGACGCCATGTTTGTCGAGGTGAACTGCGCTGCGATTCCTGAAGACCTGATTGAGAGTGAGCTGTTTGGACATCGCAAGGGGGCGTTCCAGGGCGCATCTGTCGACAAAGATGGCAAGTTCCAGAAGGCCGATGGCGGGACGCTGTTCCTGGACGAAGTCGGCGATATGAGCCTCAAGACACAGTCGAAGGTTCTGCGCACGCTCGATGAAGGACGTTTCGCGCCGATTGGCGTGGAAGAACCGACGACCGTAGATGCGCGCGTGATCGCCGCAACCAACAAGGACCTGGAAGACGAGATTTCAAAAGGCAACTTCCGCGAAGATTTGTTTTACAGGCTCAATGTCGTTCCGTTCTTCGTGCCGCCTTTGCGCGAGCGCAAGGAAGACATTCCGCTGCTGGCAAGGCACTTCCTGAAAGAGTTCTCCAACGCTTACAGTCGCCGCACGAAAGAGATTACCGACGACGCCGTCGATACGCTGATGCGCTACTCGTGGCCGGGGAACGTTCGCGAACTGCGAAATGTGATCGAGCGCATCATCATCATGAACCCGACGGTACACAAGTTGGACCGCAAGCATTTGCCGCCACTCGTTTATCGCGAAGGCTCGCGGCGCACGTTGGGCGAGTTCTCCACACTGCACCAGGCGCGTGCCGCCTACGAGCGCGACTACATACTGAAAAAGCTCGACGAGAACCACGGCAACGTGAGTCGCACGGCTGAAGTCCTTGGCCTGGAGCGGAGCCATATGTATCGCAAGATGAAGGCGCTCGGCATAACGGTCAAAGAGTAA